In the Halorubrum ruber genome, CGCGCAGAGCAGCGTGAGCCCGATCGGGAGCCTGTCGTCGCCGTCGGTCAGCCGGTCGCGGATCCGGGTTCGCAGGGACATTGTGCGGGGATGGAGTCGAGTTGTCGAGGCGAGGGCGCGCCGAGCGTTAGGGGTTCCGATCGTCCGGCGAGCGCGCTCCGACGGATATATGAATTTAGGGCCACCTAAACTCTTCCATGGAACTGACGCGACGCGACGCGGCGGCCGCGCTGGCCGCGATCGGCGCGACCGGCGGCGTCGCGCTCGGCGTCCGTCGGGCGACCGACGAGCGGGGCGGCGAGGGTACGGAAGACGGCGACGCCGACCGCTCGTGGGACGGCGAGGGGACCCCCGGCGACGAGGCGGTTCGAACGGCGATGACCGCGGTCGCGCGGACCGTGTATCCGGACGCGGTCTCCGGGGTCGACGCGTTCGTCGAGGCGTTCCTCGACGGCCGCCTCGACGGGTCAACCCACGGCGAGGGGATCCGCGCGGCGGTCGCCGAGGTCGAGTCGGCGGCCCGGTCGTGGTACGACGCGCCGGTCGCCGACCTCCCGCCCGCCGACCGCGACGCGCTGCTCCGCGAACTCGGCGCGGACGTAGCCGAGGAGAACCCGGACGGAACGACCGCGGAACGGGTGCGCTACTACGTCGTCAACGAGCTGCTGCTCGCGCTGTACTCCTCTCCGACCGGCGGCGAGCTCGTCGGCATCGAGAACCCGCAGGGACACCCGGGCGGCGCGGAGAGCTACCAGCGGGGGCCGCGATGAGCGGCGCCGAGAGCGTCGGCGACGGGCGCACGGACGACGGCCGCGACGTCGACCGCACGCCCGTCCCGGACGCCGACGTCTGCGTCGTCGGCGCGGGTCCCGCCGGGGCGCTCGTCGCTGACCGGCTCGCGGGCGACCGCGACGTGGTGGTGCTCGACGCCGGACCGCGGTTCGACCCGGCGGACCGCCTCGCCAGACAGGAGCGGGCGATCCGTCCCTCCTACGGGCGACCGGACGTGTGGGGCGGCGGCGGGGCGCGCGACGCCTACGAGACCGCCGGCGACCGCTCGTACCCCCTCAACCACGCCCGCGTGAAGGGCGTCGGCGGGTCGACGCTCCACTGGCAGGGGATGGTGATGCGGCTCCACGAGGACGACTTCAACTCCGCGAGCGAGCGAGGCGTCGGCGCCGACTGGCCGATAGAGTACGCGGACCTGCGGCCGTACTACGCCGAGGCGGAGAAGGAGCTGGGCGTCGCGGGCGCCTCTGATAACCCCTACGCGCCGCCGCGCGAGGAGCCGCACCCGATGCCGGCGTTCGAGCCCTCCTACAGCGACTCGCTGTTCGCCGAGGCCTGCGAGGAGTTGGGGATCGACATGCACTCGGTTCCGAACGCGCGCAACTCGGAGCCGTACGACGACCGGTCGCCCTGCGTCGGCTACGGCACCTGCCAGCCGGTCTGTCCGAGCGGCGCGAAGTACGACGCGACGGTCCATATCGAGCGCGCGGAGGAGAAGGGCGCGACCGTGGTCGACCGCGCGCCGGTCGAGCGCCTCGAACACGACGGCGACGACCGGGTGACCGCCGCCGTCTACGCGACGCCGGACGGGGAGCGGCACAGGCAGGAGGCGGACGCGTTCGTCGTCGCCGCCGGCGGGGTGGAGACGCCGCGGCTCCTCCTGCTCTCCGACTCGGACCGCTACCCGGACGGGCTCGCGAACGGGAGCGGCCACGTCGGCGAGTTCTTCATGGACCACCTGTTCGCGGGCGCGGGCGGCACGCTCGACGAGGAGACGAGACAGAACCACGTCGGCTTCTACACCAGCGCCTGCGACCAGTTCTACGACGAGGCCGACGAGGAACAGGCCCCGTTCAAGCTGGAGTTCTTCAACTACGCCGGCCCCTCGCCGGTGGAGATGGCCCTGACCGGCGACGACTGGGGCGACGCGCTCCTCGACCGGCTCCGAGATGGGTACGGGAACCACGTCGCGATGGGCGGGCTCGTCGAGCAGCTCCCAGACGCCGACAGCCGGATCACCCTCGCCGACGACCGCACCGACGACCGCGGGAACCCCGTGCCGCAAATAGAGTGGACGGTCGGCGACCGCGCGCTCGACACGATCGAACGCGCGAACGAGATCCAAGTCGAGATCCTCGAAGAACTCGGCGCCGACGTCGAGTGGGTCGCCGGGCCGGACGCGACGGGGCCCGCCTACCACCACATGGGGACGACGCGGATGAGCGACGACCCCGATTCGGGCGTCGTCGACGCCGACTGCCGGACCCACGACCTCGACAACTGCTGGATCGCCTCCAGCTCCGTCTTCCCGACGAGCGGCGCGATGAACCCGACGCTCACTATCGCCGCGCTCGCGCTCCGCGTCGGGGACGACGTGGCCGGCTGGCTCGCGGACGGGTCCTGACGACCGACTGCCACTATTTTAGGTAAACCTAAAAACTCAAGTGGGTACGGACTGAGATGCGGGTAATGAGCGACTCAGCACACGCGACGAACGGCTCGGCGGCCGCGGTCGAGAACGGCAGCGAGGCGGCCGCGATGGACGATACCGACGCGGCGGACGGAGCGGACATCTCGGGCGACACGGACGCGACCGCCGACGCCTCGGGGGCGTACACCTTCGACGACCTCAGCGTCGTGATGGGGACGTACAACGAGGAGGAGGCGATCGGCACGGTCCTCGACGACATCGACGAGGTGACCGACGGGAAGGCGGAGGTCGTCTGCGTCGACGGCTCCTCGGACCGAACGCCCGAGATCGCCCGCGAACACGGCGCGACCGTCATCGAGCAGGAGCCGCAGGGGTACGGCGTCGCCGTCAGCGAGGCGATCCTGACGCCCGACCGCCCGGTCGTCGTCACGACCGACTGCGACGACACCTATCCGATGGAGGCGCTGCCGGAGTTCCTCGCGGAGATCAACGACGGCGCGGACGTGGTGAGCGGCGACCGGCTCTACCACGGCGCCGACGCGATGCCGGCGTTCAACCGCTTCGGAAACCACGCGTTTGCGGCGCTCGCGAGCCTGTTGATGGGCGAGCGCGTCCATGATACCACCACGGGGATGCGCGCGTACCGCCGCGACGTGGTCGAGGAGATCGGCTGGACGGAGAACACCGGCCTCTCCGCCGAGCTCCTCATCCGTCCGCTGATGCGGGGCTACGACGTGCGCGAGCGCCCGATCCGGTACGCCGAGCGCCTCGGTGAGACGAAGCTCGACCCGATCGGCGGCGGCGCCGCCATCGCGAAGTCGATCGTCACCGTCTGTCTCGAAGAGCAACTGCGGCGCTTCTGAGGGCGCTTCGCCCTCGACCCGGCGTCGGACGGCGGTCCGGACGTACACTGTGGGCACAGTGGACCGCCGCCGGCGGCGTTTTTACGCTCGTGAGCGACAGCGTCGATCACTTATAAATGGACGCAGCGGTGGCGCGTGCCGGTGAGCGCCCCTCGGGCGCGAACCGCACGCGCGAGGGAGTCGGGCGCGACGAGGGCGACCGAAGGGAGCCCGAAGGATGCGCCCGACGAGGCTGGGGAGGCGTGAGGTGCGGTCGCGGAGCGGTGCGGGGGCGGGACTCAAAGGGGCAGTCGCGAGGCGGGCGCAGACGACGCAAGCACCGCAGGGAGCGAGCAGCGCGAGCGACTGAGGAGCGCAGCGAGTGTGCGCCCGCCTCGCGGCTGGGGCTTTGGAGGTGCTCGCCGCCGATCTACTGTCAGTTATTTATAAGCGAGCGGCTGGTGCTTTGGAGGTGCTCGCCGCCGATCTACTGTCAGTTATTTATAAGCGAGCGACTGGGGCTTTGGAGGTGTTCGCCGCCGATCTACTGACAGCTATTTATAAGCGAGCGGCTGGTGCTTTGGAGGTGTTCGCCGCCGATCCACTGACAGCTATTTATAAGCAATCAACCAATTAATCGCTCGTTTCGGTCTCAGTCTCGAAGACGACCCACTCGGGGTGAGTCTGGGGCTCGTCGGGGAGGTACGTCCCCTCGTTGCCGCACTCCGTGACGAGCCGGCAGGTCGAGCGCTCGGGCGGCCAGACGGCCTCGACGGTGTCGTCCTCAGTCAGCCGCACCGTCACCTCCTGCCGGTACGTGAACGTCGCGCCCGTGGGGTCGACGAGCGTCACCGTCACTGCGACCACGTCGCCCTCGGGGTCGAACGGCACCGGTTCGGCCGCCTCGGGTGCCCCGGCGGCCGCCCCATCGGAGAGCCGAACGCCCTCGGGCGTCACCGCCCAGTCGACCGCGAGCGAGTCGCCGAGGTCGCTCACGGTGTAGGAGACGTGGTCGGGACCGCCCGCCGCGCCCCGGCGCGGGTCGACGCGGACCTGCGCGCGGACGACGCGGTCCGGCACGCCGACGGTCGTCTCCGCGTCGAGCCGAGCCCCCGAGCGCCGGCCCAGCACCGCTAACTTCGGCGTGACGCGGGTCTCCGGGTTCGCGGTCCAGACCCCCTGGTAGCCGTAGCGGTAGAGCGTCCGATTCGGGTACGCGTCGAGCACCGCGAAGTTCTCGACCGGGTCGCGGTCGAGCGCGTACACGACCTCGCCGTCGAGCCCCGGGCCGTTCCGGAGGTACTGGAACGGGTGGTTCTGCCACTCGCCGTACGGCGTGGGGACGAACACCAGCGCGTCCTCGAACGTCGCCTCGTCGATCGGGGCGTACGCGGCCTCGTGTTTCTCATCGACCGCGGCGTTCCGCTCCATCGGGTCCGCGGCCGCGTCCACGGCCGTGACGCCCCCGCCCGCGACCGCGAGCGCGACGACGACCGCGAGCGCCGCGCTCGCGACCGTCGGCGAGACGCCGCGGACCACGACCCGCTCGCGGGCCGCGACGAGCCCCCGCCACCCGACGGCAACGCCGAGGCCGCCGAACACCGACAGCGGGACGAGCAGGTCGAAGTGGTAGAACGGCCCGAACAGCGACGCGAGCCCGTCGGTCGGGTCCGAAAGGTCGGCGAGCGCGTTGTGGGTCCCCCAGAAGTAGAGGTTCCCGACGACGACGGAGACCGCGACGCCCACGAGGAGCAGCGTCGCCGTCCGCCGGAACGCGGGCGAGCCGGCGGTCTCCGCGACATCCTTGCCGTGGTCGACGACCACCGGCCTCCGCGGATCGCCGCTCGCGCGCCAGCCCCACAGCGCGACCGCGCCGCCGACCAGCGCGACGACGGTCCCGAGCGGCCCGGCGACGAACCACCGGGTCGCGATCTCCTGCAGCGCGTACCGGTTCGACTCCAGCGCCAGCCCGAGCGTGTAGTCGACCGAGTGGCCGAGGATGCGCCGCTCGCCGAAGCCGGGCCCGTCCATCGGCGCGAACACCTGGTACGGGAACGTGAGCGGCGACCCGGTCATCCGGACGTTGTACGCGAGCGTGACGCCGACGAACAGGACGCCGAACAGCGCCGTAAGGCCGTGGCGTCGGATCGGACCGGGAAGCTCGCCGGACCGGCCGACTCCAAGCGCGCGGCGACCGAGGGCCGCGAACGCACGCGGTGTCGACATCCCGGACTCGGCACCGAAGCGACGGACCGCCGACCCCACCCGCCACAGCGCGTGGGCGATGAACGGCGCGGCGAACAGCACCGCGGTGTACGGCCGCGCGAAGAACGCGAGCCCGATCGCGACGCCCGCGACGCCGGCCGCCCGGAGCGACCGGTCCCGGACGCTCCGGAGGTACGCGACCGCGAAGATCAGGTTGAAGAACGTCGTGGGCGCGTACGGGAGGAACGCCGACGACGTCGCGACCGCCATCGGCGACGCGGCGAAGCAGACGGCCGCGGCGAGACCGGCCCGGCGGCCGACCGTCATCGACCCGAGCAGGTACACGAGGGCAGCGTTGCCGGCGGCGACGACCGCGAGCGTGACGCGGGGCTCGCCGAACAGGCCCATCGTGACCGCGAACATCGCCGCCGGGACGGGGTTGTACTTCGGGTAGAGCCGGCCGCCGTCCTCGATGAAGAACCACGGGTGGACGGCGTCGGCGAGCGGACCGGCGTGGAACTCGAGCTGGCCGCCCAAGAGGAGCGCCGCCTGCGTGAGGTAGACCCCCTCGTCGTGGTTCGCGGAGTGGTGCGAGAAGACGGTGGCGGCGATGACGAACGTCAGGACGCCGGCCGCGATCGCGACCAAGGCCGCCGCGAGGCTCACGCGGTCGGCGCGGGCGAGTCGCTGGCGGAGCCGGGCGGCGAGTCGGCGGGGACGGAGCGACAGTGGGAGAAGTGACACGGGCGAGAGGCGGTGGTGACGTGGGCGTGGTGGGGAGCGCGTCGGCCGCTCAGAGCTGGACGCCGGCCTCGCGCATGAGGTCGATCGTCGGTTCGAGGTTGGACAGCTCCGAGAGGTCGATGTCCGGGACGTCCAGCTCGTCGATCGTCGGGAGGTCGCCGATCGGCTCGACGTCGGGGATCAGCGGGTACTCGAAGGTGGAGCGCGCGAAGTAGTCCTGCGCCTCCGCCGACAGCAGGTGTCGGACGAAGTTCGCGGCGAGGTCGGCGTCGGAGGCGGTGTCGACGACGGCGGCGCCCGCAACGTTGAACACCGCGCCCGCGTCGCCCTCGGTGAACGCGGTGGCGATCGGGGCCTCCGGGTTGCCGTCGAGGACGCGCTGGATGTAGTAGTGGTTCGTGAACGCGGCGTCGATCTCGCCGTCAGCGATCTCCTGACACGTGCGGAACTCGTCGGGGTACGTCGCGGCGCCGCGCTCGACCATTGCCTCCAGCCACTCGCGGGTGGCGTCTTCGCCCTCTAAGATTCGCATTGCGGTGATGAACGCCTGCGCGGAGCCGTACGACGGCGCCCACCCGAGGTCGCCCTCGAACTCCTCCGGGAACGCCATGATGTCGTCCGGGAGGTCGTCCTCGGAGAACGCCTCGGTGTTGTACGGGATCGTCCGGGCGCGCCCGGAGGTGCCGACCCACTGCTCGGTGCGGAACTCCTGGCGGACCTTCTCGGCCACGTCGTCGGGGAGCGCCTGCGCCCGTCCCGCGTCGGCGAGCGCGCCGAGCGCGCCGGCGTTCACCGAGTAGAACACGTCCGCCGGCGACCCCTCGCCCTCGTTGACGATCTGGTTCACGAGATCGGTCGAGTTGTTGTACCGGACGGTCAGGTCGAAGTCGTCGTACAGGTCGTCGATGTAGCTGACGAGCTCGCCGACGAGGAACTCGCCGCGGCCGGAGTAGACGGTGAGCTCGCCTTCGAGCGCCGGCATCTCCGCCATCGGCGTGCCGCCGGGGGCGCCGCGGCCCGCGCGGCCGGAACCAATCTGGCCGACGGCGTCGCCGACGCCGTCACCGCCGTCGCCGCCGTCCTCGCTGTCGTCGGTCGTCCCGTTACAGCCGGCGATCCCCGCGACGCCGACCGAACCGGTGGCTGCGAGGAACTTCCGTCGTCGAACGTCGCGTCCGTCTCGTCCGTCGGATTCGTGGTTCGTCATGTGTTTTAGGCTTACCTAAATACTTTTAGTCGTGTCGGTTCAGTCGTCCGCGACCGCCGGCGTCCGGCGGATCGCGTCGAGGCAGTCGAGCCAGTCGCGCATGTACTCGCCGCAGTGGTTGAGGAACGCGCCGTTGTTCCACTCGTCGAACTCGCCCTCCGCGAGCGCGTCGGCCATCTCGTCGAAGACCGCCGCGTACGAGTCGGCGTCGTCGCCCGCCTCGTCGACGACCTCCCAGACGTGTTCGTTCAGCTCTAACCCCGCCACCTCGTTCGCGAGGTCGTCGAACGTCGAGCGCGGGGCCTTGTTGTGTTCACACAGCGGGTCGCCGTTGTAGATGCGCTTGCCGAGCACGTCGCAGGCGCGCTTTAAGAAGAGCCCCGACCAGATGTCGTCGAAGCGGCCCACGTCCCACTCGTTGTCGTCCATCGGCAGCTGGTAGAACGCCGGGATCACCTCGCGGCGGAACGCGAGGTTCATCGAGCAGACGGTGAGGTAGTTGCCGCGCGCGGCGACGAAGTCCTCGCCGAAGTCGTCGGCGGTCGTGCGGGTCTGCGCTTGCCCCTGTAAGTCGCCGTCCATCAGGATCCGGACCGCGTCGAGGTCGGGAACGTTCGTCCACAGCCCCTGCGAGGCGACGACCTCGCCGGGCTCGACGTCGACCGCGTCCGTCTCGACCGTCTCGTCCATCGCCGAGTACGGGTAGCCGCGCGGGTAGAGCCCGTGCTCATCGGCGTTGTCGTAGAGGACGTTCACCCACTCCTCGTCGGAGCGCACGCGCTCGACTTCGCCGCCGAAGGCGAGGTTCTCCATGTGGCGGCCGAAGTAGTCGACATCGTCGTGCGGGAGCGTGTCGTCGTCGATGAAGATCCCGTACTCGAAGGAGTCGTCGGCCCACATGTACAGCAGGCCGAAGCTCGTCTCGGCGTGGCTCGCGGCCGGGACGACGTGGCCGTACTCCGCGACCCCGTTGGCCTCGTACCACTCCTCGCGGCGGCTGCCGTCGAACACCTCGCCGGAGACGCCGAGGTCGTCGAGCATGGCGCGCATCTCGTCGGTGTCACAGAAGTCCTCGGTGACTAAGAGGAAGTGGAGCCGCGAGACGTCGAAGCCGTGTTCGCGGGCGTTCGCAACGTACTCGCGGAGGCACTCGTACTCTCGGATCGTCGGGACGATGACGCAGATGTCCGAATCGTCGGCGCTCGGGGCGGTGGTCGGCATATGCGATAATTTTTAGGCTGGCCTAAAAACTTAGCGGTCCGTCGCGGTCGGCGCCGCGGTCGACTCCGTCTCCGGCGCGGATTCGTCCGGAGTCCCCGTCAGCGAGAGGTCGAACGCGGCCGCCGCGGCCGCGCCGCCGGCGAGGGTGACGCCGTTCTTCAGCGCGTGGTCGAGCACCGCCGCGGCGAGCGCAACCTCGGGGGCGATCGGCGTCGTCGCGACGACGATCCCGGTGAACGCGGCCTCGTACAGACCGATCCCGCCCTGCGAGAGCGGCAACACCTTCGCGAGGTTCCCGGCCGAGACCGCGAGGGTCCCGACGACGAGCAGCGTGACGGGGGCGACGCCGCCGCCGAACCCGCCGACGAGCGCCGCGAGCACGAGGACCGCGGTGGCCACGTCCAGCGCCCAGACGACGGCGCTGGCGAGGAACACACGCACGAGCGCCGCCCCGTCCGCGGCGACGACGCGGACGGCGGCCCCGAACCGGACCGCGGCGTCGACGGCCCGCGAGAGCCGACTGCCGTCGAACCGGTCGCGGAGCGCCGGACCGAACCGGCGGTCGCTCCGGGCGACCGCGACGGTGACCGCCGAACCGAGCGCGGCCGCGACCGCGATTCCTCCGGCGGCGGCGAGCGCCCGCCCCGACCCGTCCGGCGCCGCGGCCCGCCCGTCGACGAGCAGGACCGCGAGCGCGGCGCCGCCGAGGACGCCGAGCGCAACTAAGTCGAACGCCCGCTCGACAGCCAGCGACGCGACGCCGGTCGGGTACGGCACGTCGCGCCGGTCGTTCAGCAGGTACGCGCGCACCCCGTCGCCCGCCCGGGCGGGAACGATCAGGTTCGCGGTCTGGCTCGCGAACACCGCCGCCGTGAGGAACGCCGTCCGGCAGCGGTGTCCCATCGGCGCGAGCACGTCGCCGTACCGCCGGCCGCGGAGCGGCCACGACAGCAGGTACGCGGCGAGCGCCGCCGCGAGGAACGCGGGGTCGGCGGTCGCGGCCGCCTCGATCACGACGCCGACGTCGAGCGTCCGCGCCAACACCGCGCCGCCGACCCCGAGGACGAGGAGCGTGCCCGCGATCGCGAGGGTCCCCGGAGGAAGCCGTTCGCGGAGCCGCGAGAGACTCCCGCGAAGACGAGAGAGACGTTCGCGGAGCCGAGCGGCGACGACGCGCGTGTTCATGCGATTGTTTAGGTTGCCCTAAAGAATAAAACGCTGGCGGTTCCCGGAGGCGAAGCGGGGGCGATCGGGGAGCGCGGACCGACGCAACACGTTTGTTCATGGAAATCGAAATACCACGCATGAACGCGAACGAGGCGGCCCCCGGCTCCGCGACCGACGCCGTGCGGATGTGGCTCGTCGAGCGCACTTACTCCGACGACGAGCAGAACATGGTGATCCTCACGTACGCGACGCCGGACGGCGAGCGCTACTTCCGGAAGGAGCGCGCGCTCACCTCCTTCACGGACGTGCGCGACACCACGGCCGCCGTCGACGCGCCGCCGTCGAACGTCGGGACCGTCGACGACCCCGACGACCGCAAGCGCTACGCCGCCGAGGCGACGCGGATGGCGAAGGCGCACGACCCCGACGACGTGATCTGAGTCGCGCGCCGGTCGGGGGACGAACCCGCCCCGCACACCCTTTTCACCGCGCGGTTCCAACCCTCACCTCATGCGTGCTACCCTCGAAACGCTCGGAATCACCCTCCTCGTCGGCGCCACGCAGGCCCTCCTCAGCCTCGTCGGCCTCTTCGGGCTCCTCGCGCTGTCGACGCCCGTCTCCGTCGCTCCGTGGACGCTCGTCACCAGCGTGTACGCCCACGGCTCCGTCGGTCACCTGCTGGCGAACGCCGTCGGGCTGCTGCTCGTCGGGCCACTCGTCGAGCGCCGGACGACCCGCGTGCGCTTCCACGCGTTCGTGGTTGCGACCGGCGCGTTCGCGGGCGTCGCGCAGGTGACCCTCGGGAGCCTGCTCGGTCCCCCGTCCGCCGTGTTGGGGATCAGCGGCGCGGTGTTCGCGCTGGGGGGCTACCTGCTCGCCGGCAACGTCGTGAGCGAGACGCTGTTCGACCGGTTCCGGCTCTCTCCGCGGATTCAACTGGCCCTGTTCGGGTTCCTCGCGGTCGTCCTCACCGCGATGACGGCCGCGCCCGGCGTCGCGCTGATCGCGCACGCGACCGGCGCGTTCTGCGGGCTCGCGGCCGGTCGGGTCGGGCTGCTCGACGCGAGGTGAGCGGGATACGACCGCAGGAGGCGAGACGCGATCGACGACGCCGTCGCTAGACGCGGTGAAAAAACGAGAGGGGTGAAAGAGAAACGCCCTAGCGCTCAGTCTTCGAGAACGATCTCGATGCTGACGTCGTTCGGCACTTGGACGCGCATCAGCTGGCGGAGCGCGCGCTCGTCGGCGTCGATGTCGATCAGACGCTTGTGGACGCGCATCTCCCAGTGCTCCCACGTCGCCGTCCCCTCACCGTCCGGGGACTTGCGCGACGGGATCTCGAGCGTCTTCGTCGGCAGCGGGATCGGGCCCGACAGGGCGACCCCCGTCGAGTCCGCGATCTCGCGGACGTCG is a window encoding:
- a CDS encoding gluconate 2-dehydrogenase subunit 3 family protein, whose product is MELTRRDAAAALAAIGATGGVALGVRRATDERGGEGTEDGDADRSWDGEGTPGDEAVRTAMTAVARTVYPDAVSGVDAFVEAFLDGRLDGSTHGEGIRAAVAEVESAARSWYDAPVADLPPADRDALLRELGADVAEENPDGTTAERVRYYVVNELLLALYSSPTGGELVGIENPQGHPGGAESYQRGPR
- a CDS encoding GMC family oxidoreductase yields the protein MSGAESVGDGRTDDGRDVDRTPVPDADVCVVGAGPAGALVADRLAGDRDVVVLDAGPRFDPADRLARQERAIRPSYGRPDVWGGGGARDAYETAGDRSYPLNHARVKGVGGSTLHWQGMVMRLHEDDFNSASERGVGADWPIEYADLRPYYAEAEKELGVAGASDNPYAPPREEPHPMPAFEPSYSDSLFAEACEELGIDMHSVPNARNSEPYDDRSPCVGYGTCQPVCPSGAKYDATVHIERAEEKGATVVDRAPVERLEHDGDDRVTAAVYATPDGERHRQEADAFVVAAGGVETPRLLLLSDSDRYPDGLANGSGHVGEFFMDHLFAGAGGTLDEETRQNHVGFYTSACDQFYDEADEEQAPFKLEFFNYAGPSPVEMALTGDDWGDALLDRLRDGYGNHVAMGGLVEQLPDADSRITLADDRTDDRGNPVPQIEWTVGDRALDTIERANEIQVEILEELGADVEWVAGPDATGPAYHHMGTTRMSDDPDSGVVDADCRTHDLDNCWIASSSVFPTSGAMNPTLTIAALALRVGDDVAGWLADGS
- a CDS encoding dolichyl-phosphate hexose transferase, with the protein product MGTYNEEEAIGTVLDDIDEVTDGKAEVVCVDGSSDRTPEIAREHGATVIEQEPQGYGVAVSEAILTPDRPVVVTTDCDDTYPMEALPEFLAEINDGADVVSGDRLYHGADAMPAFNRFGNHAFAALASLLMGERVHDTTTGMRAYRRDVVEEIGWTENTGLSAELLIRPLMRGYDVRERPIRYAERLGETKLDPIGGGAAIAKSIVTVCLEEQLRRF
- a CDS encoding ArnT family glycosyltransferase gives rise to the protein MSLLPLSLRPRRLAARLRQRLARADRVSLAAALVAIAAGVLTFVIAATVFSHHSANHDEGVYLTQAALLLGGQLEFHAGPLADAVHPWFFIEDGGRLYPKYNPVPAAMFAVTMGLFGEPRVTLAVVAAGNAALVYLLGSMTVGRRAGLAAAVCFAASPMAVATSSAFLPYAPTTFFNLIFAVAYLRSVRDRSLRAAGVAGVAIGLAFFARPYTAVLFAAPFIAHALWRVGSAVRRFGAESGMSTPRAFAALGRRALGVGRSGELPGPIRRHGLTALFGVLFVGVTLAYNVRMTGSPLTFPYQVFAPMDGPGFGERRILGHSVDYTLGLALESNRYALQEIATRWFVAGPLGTVVALVGGAVALWGWRASGDPRRPVVVDHGKDVAETAGSPAFRRTATLLLVGVAVSVVVGNLYFWGTHNALADLSDPTDGLASLFGPFYHFDLLVPLSVFGGLGVAVGWRGLVAARERVVVRGVSPTVASAALAVVVALAVAGGGVTAVDAAADPMERNAAVDEKHEAAYAPIDEATFEDALVFVPTPYGEWQNHPFQYLRNGPGLDGEVVYALDRDPVENFAVLDAYPNRTLYRYGYQGVWTANPETRVTPKLAVLGRRSGARLDAETTVGVPDRVVRAQVRVDPRRGAAGGPDHVSYTVSDLGDSLAVDWAVTPEGVRLSDGAAAGAPEAAEPVPFDPEGDVVAVTVTLVDPTGATFTYRQEVTVRLTEDDTVEAVWPPERSTCRLVTECGNEGTYLPDEPQTHPEWVVFETETETSD
- a CDS encoding extracellular solute-binding protein: MTNHESDGRDGRDVRRRKFLAATGSVGVAGIAGCNGTTDDSEDGGDGGDGVGDAVGQIGSGRAGRGAPGGTPMAEMPALEGELTVYSGRGEFLVGELVSYIDDLYDDFDLTVRYNNSTDLVNQIVNEGEGSPADVFYSVNAGALGALADAGRAQALPDDVAEKVRQEFRTEQWVGTSGRARTIPYNTEAFSEDDLPDDIMAFPEEFEGDLGWAPSYGSAQAFITAMRILEGEDATREWLEAMVERGAATYPDEFRTCQEIADGEIDAAFTNHYYIQRVLDGNPEAPIATAFTEGDAGAVFNVAGAAVVDTASDADLAANFVRHLLSAEAQDYFARSTFEYPLIPDVEPIGDLPTIDELDVPDIDLSELSNLEPTIDLMREAGVQL
- a CDS encoding lysylphosphatidylglycerol synthase transmembrane domain-containing protein encodes the protein MNTRVVAARLRERLSRLRGSLSRLRERLPPGTLAIAGTLLVLGVGGAVLARTLDVGVVIEAAATADPAFLAAALAAYLLSWPLRGRRYGDVLAPMGHRCRTAFLTAAVFASQTANLIVPARAGDGVRAYLLNDRRDVPYPTGVASLAVERAFDLVALGVLGGAALAVLLVDGRAAAPDGSGRALAAAGGIAVAAALGSAVTVAVARSDRRFGPALRDRFDGSRLSRAVDAAVRFGAAVRVVAADGAALVRVFLASAVVWALDVATAVLVLAALVGGFGGGVAPVTLLVVGTLAVSAGNLAKVLPLSQGGIGLYEAAFTGIVVATTPIAPEVALAAAVLDHALKNGVTLAGGAAAAAAFDLSLTGTPDESAPETESTAAPTATDR
- a CDS encoding rhomboid family intramembrane serine protease; translated protein: MRATLETLGITLLVGATQALLSLVGLFGLLALSTPVSVAPWTLVTSVYAHGSVGHLLANAVGLLLVGPLVERRTTRVRFHAFVVATGAFAGVAQVTLGSLLGPPSAVLGISGAVFALGGYLLAGNVVSETLFDRFRLSPRIQLALFGFLAVVLTAMTAAPGVALIAHATGAFCGLAAGRVGLLDAR
- the rpsJ gene encoding 30S ribosomal protein S10, with amino-acid sequence MQQARVRLAGTSPEDLDDICDDVREIADSTGVALSGPIPLPTKTLEIPSRKSPDGEGTATWEHWEMRVHKRLIDIDADERALRQLMRVQVPNDVSIEIVLED